Within Butyrivibrio fibrisolvens, the genomic segment AACATTCCAGCTTGTAAATGCATCAATCCATGTTAATGGTGAGTACAATGATATCAAGAGGACTTTTGATACCTGCGAAGTTGTCCTTGATGAAGATGTTAAGTCTAAAGAAGATGTTGAAAAACTTGGTATAAGCGTAGGCGATATCGTATGCTTTGATCCTTGTACACGTATCACAAAGTCAGGTTATATCAAGAGCAGATTCCTTGATGATAAGTTCAGCGTAGGTATACTTCTTGGATATGCCAAGTATCTTAAGGATAACAAGATCACTCCAAAGCGTGCAGTATATGTACATGTAACTGTATTCGAAGAAGTAGGTCACGGCGGATGTGCATCAGTTCCTGAAGGCGTAACAGAAGCAATCTCAGTTGATATGGGATGCGTCGGCGAAGGTCTTACATGTACAGAGCGTCAGGTATCCATATGTTCCAAGGATAGCGGCGGACCCTACGCTTATTCAGTAGTTAAGGGACTTATAGAAGCTGCTAAGAAGATGGGCGCTGACTATGCTGTTGATGTATATCCTCATTACGGATCTGACGTAGAAGCTACACTTCGTGCAGGCTTTGATGTTAAGCATGGTCTTATCGGCGCAGGAGTATATGCTTCTCACGGTTATGAGAGAAGCCATAGAGACGGAGCTGAGAATACACTTAAACTTCTTATAGGCTATATAGATTGATATTTAATAAGTATCAAAAGCATACTTTTTGGTTACTATAGTAAAACCACTGCCAATCATTACAAAAACAAGATATTGGCAGTGGTTTTTATATCTTTACAATTATTCAGATTTACGAACTATTATTTTTTTCTTAAGATAGCTTCATTATCAGAGAAATAATACTCACTGATATATACACCTTCAGGAACAGCAAATATAGAATCAGTAGCAACTGTATCTGTAGGCGAGAGCTTGCTTCCGTTGAACATGATGTAGTCGATAGTTTCAAGTCTTACAGGATTCTGAGCATTTGAGAAATCCATAGACAGAACCCAGAAGATCATATCAACCTTGCCGGATACAAGAGCAGCAGCGCGGCTTCCGGAATTGATCGTTACAAGCTCAATATTCATATCAAGTCTCTTGCCAAGCTCTGCAAGGATTGCCGTATTGAATCCCATAGGAGTTCCGTCTTCTGATACATAGTCCATAGGAGGAAGATCGCCTGTTACTCCGACCTTTAATGTATCTCTTCCATCTACAGTTTCAAAAGTGACTGCTTCAGGCTGACCGCCTTCTATTATCTTGGTTATATATTCATCCTGAAGACTTGATAGCGTCCCATCTTCCTGCATAGCGATGATCGCGTCGTTGCAGGCAGGAAGGAGATCAACATGGGCTTCGCCAACGCCCAGAGAGTAGTTCTCCAAAGGATCAGCTGTTTCTACAACATACTTGCCATCTCCTTGAGTATTAGCGATATATTCTGCTACGGACTTACTCAGAGGAATATAATCAATATCACCGCGGTCCAGTCCCAGGAGCATGGTAGACAGATCATCGTAGCGGACTACGCCCGACTCGGTGCCATCGGTATAGTGAATGACATATTCATAGCTAAGGCTTCCTGCCAGCTCGCCTGATGTAGATCCGGAATCTGTGGCAGTTGTTCCATTATTACCGCATGACATCGTGAAGATACATGAAACAGTTAAAATAGCAGATAACAGTGATTTTTTCATAGTGCTCCTTTCGATTGCTGCTTCATACGCTTATAGATATTGATTGAGAAAATACCGATATGCTCTATAGCTCCATTCCCTTTTATTACTCTTACATTTGGTCGTTTATAAAGTGTTGCAAGGCTGAGAATAATAATACCCATACCATATACATTCTTATCGGATGATATTATCCATTTGTTTAGAAAAAGAATAGAAGATATGACCTTAATATGTCGAGAATCATAGATTTAAAGGTAAAAGTTTTAGTAATAAGAAATAGAAATAAGATAATAAACTTCCCTGGCATGACACTGACCAAGTGGGAAGTCTGCAAATAAACAAGAAAATGAATAAGAAAATGAAAGAGAAAATAGATAAATTTTTAGAATATAAATAATAACACATGGAGCTTTAGCGATAATCTACCAAAGTTCCATGTGTTTTTCGCGTGAAATATTAATTTCAATCAAACTACTATTATTGTTATGCCTGAAAGTATTATTCGCGCTCTACAATTGCAGCTGCGCCCATGCCGCCGCCTACGCACAAGGTTGCAAGACCTTTCTTGGCATCCCTTTTCTCCATCTCATGAAGGAGAGTGACGAGGATTCTGGTGCCGGAACATCCTACAGGGTGACCCAGGGCGATAGCTCCGCCGTTGACATTGAGCTTGTCCATATCAAATCCAAGATCCTGGCCTACTGCAACAGACTGAGCTGCGAAAGCTTCGTTAGCTTCGATAAGATCAAAGTCACCAATCTTGTAACCGCACTTATCCA encodes:
- a CDS encoding M42 family metallopeptidase gives rise to the protein MARKKNDFKVYTDFIMEKSKELLSIDSPTGYTDDAAAWVKKEFETLGFKASFTGKGGVLVELGGKDKKNGLFLEAHTDTLGGMVSSIKGTGRLVVTPLGGMNANNAETENVRIVTKFDGDYEGTFQLVNASIHVNGEYNDIKRTFDTCEVVLDEDVKSKEDVEKLGISVGDIVCFDPCTRITKSGYIKSRFLDDKFSVGILLGYAKYLKDNKITPKRAVYVHVTVFEEVGHGGCASVPEGVTEAISVDMGCVGEGLTCTERQVSICSKDSGGPYAYSVVKGLIEAAKKMGADYAVDVYPHYGSDVEATLRAGFDVKHGLIGAGVYASHGYERSHRDGAENTLKLLIGYID
- a CDS encoding substrate-binding periplasmic protein encodes the protein MKKSLLSAILTVSCIFTMSCGNNGTTATDSGSTSGELAGSLSYEYVIHYTDGTESGVVRYDDLSTMLLGLDRGDIDYIPLSKSVAEYIANTQGDGKYVVETADPLENYSLGVGEAHVDLLPACNDAIIAMQEDGTLSSLQDEYITKIIEGGQPEAVTFETVDGRDTLKVGVTGDLPPMDYVSEDGTPMGFNTAILAELGKRLDMNIELVTINSGSRAAALVSGKVDMIFWVLSMDFSNAQNPVRLETIDYIMFNGSKLSPTDTVATDSIFAVPEGVYISEYYFSDNEAILRKK